One part of the Aurantibacillus circumpalustris genome encodes these proteins:
- a CDS encoding class I adenylate-forming enzyme family protein, protein MNDILVYKTLSDAAEKWPDLPAVHDEFGTLSFKELFIETETLKFKLKTLGIAPGMGVGVMARNGRNFISAIFAVVGCGAVVMPISNQLKKSELDTLLSESKLNAILDDRHGVAPVEVSGENIKMSVESFRFAFTSVSKKHIFAPHVKDAAFIRFTSGTTGKSKGVVISNKSAIERVDAANKVLKLGTNDTVIWVLPIAYHFVVSILLYIRYGAAIAIAKNFLPKNIIDITNAHNGTLLYASPMQIRLLANNTNTDGMPSLKRVISTSAAISTDICIAYKKRFGMDVSQAYGIIEIGLPLINHVKSEEHPEAVGYALPDYNVAILDDNYNPLPPGKLGRLGINGPGMFDAYLSPPVLRKDVLKNGYFLTADFATMSADGLVKVEGREKSVINVSGNKVFPEEVEGVLETIPEIKLARISGAPHQLMGQIIQAEVILHEGKTIDEEDVLTYCRKRLSTYKIPQRIKVVTSLPMTGSGKLQRY, encoded by the coding sequence ATGAATGATATTTTAGTGTATAAAACACTAAGCGATGCTGCTGAAAAATGGCCTGATTTACCGGCTGTTCATGATGAATTTGGGACACTCAGCTTCAAAGAGCTCTTCATAGAAACCGAAACCTTAAAATTTAAACTTAAAACACTTGGAATTGCGCCCGGAATGGGAGTTGGCGTAATGGCAAGAAATGGCAGGAATTTTATTAGCGCTATTTTTGCGGTAGTTGGTTGCGGCGCAGTGGTAATGCCTATTTCAAACCAACTTAAAAAAAGCGAACTCGATACTCTTCTTTCTGAGTCCAAATTAAACGCTATCCTTGATGATAGACACGGCGTTGCCCCTGTTGAAGTTTCCGGCGAAAACATTAAAATGTCAGTAGAATCCTTCCGCTTTGCATTTACTTCTGTTTCAAAAAAACACATATTTGCACCCCATGTTAAAGATGCTGCGTTTATTCGATTCACTTCCGGCACAACCGGCAAATCGAAAGGCGTAGTAATTTCCAACAAATCTGCCATTGAACGCGTTGATGCTGCGAACAAGGTATTAAAGCTTGGAACAAACGATACTGTAATATGGGTTTTACCCATCGCCTATCATTTTGTGGTTTCTATTTTGCTCTATATTCGTTACGGCGCGGCGATAGCCATTGCAAAAAATTTTCTGCCAAAAAACATTATCGACATAACGAATGCCCATAACGGCACTCTGCTTTACGCCTCTCCTATGCAAATTCGATTACTCGCTAATAACACCAATACCGATGGAATGCCTAGTCTTAAACGCGTCATTTCAACCTCTGCAGCTATTTCAACCGATATTTGCATTGCCTATAAAAAACGTTTCGGTATGGACGTCAGTCAAGCATACGGTATTATTGAAATTGGTTTGCCCTTAATAAATCATGTTAAATCAGAAGAGCATCCGGAAGCTGTAGGCTATGCGTTGCCTGATTATAACGTTGCCATTCTTGATGATAATTACAATCCGTTGCCTCCGGGTAAGCTGGGGCGACTTGGCATTAATGGTCCGGGCATGTTTGATGCTTATTTATCGCCACCTGTTTTAAGAAAAGATGTTTTAAAAAACGGTTATTTTTTAACTGCTGACTTTGCCACTATGAGCGCAGATGGCCTTGTTAAAGTAGAAGGCAGAGAAAAATCGGTTATCAATGTTTCGGGAAATAAAGTTTTTCCCGAAGAGGTAGAAGGCGTTTTAGAAACCATCCCCGAAATAAAACTGGCTCGAATAAGCGGCGCGCCACACCAATTAATGGGTCAAATCATTCAAGCTGAAGTTATACTGCACGAAGGAAAAACAATTGATGAAGAAGACGTGTTGACTTATTGCAGAAAGCGTTTGTCAACTTACAAAATACCTCAACGCATCAAAGTCGTAACATCATTGCCAATGACAGGAAGTGGGAAGCTTCAAAGGTATTAA
- the crtD gene encoding 1-hydroxycarotenoid 3,4-desaturase CrtD, translating into MIKENDKTCAVIGSGVSGIAAAIRMRNKGYRVVVFEANSFLGGKLSSETNKGYRFDMGPSVFTFPEYVDELFILSGKNPRDYFNYDRLDPVFRYFFEDGTSLESFDGKEKYASELAPKTKDTKEAILNYLDKTEKMYDLTAEVFLHNSLHKFKNYFTKAVAKGLLNFGKIGAFDTMNGANEKAFKDKRLVQIFNRYSTYNGSSPYLAPATLNVIPHVEIVKGAYYPHGGMHSITKSLVQLAKEIGVVFKFNSPVREIVVENNLTKGIKTDNGFEGFDVVISNMDVYNTYHKLLPSCKKPEKLLNQPKSSSGIIFYWGIKRRFDELSLHNILFSENYREEFETIFTKNSIYKDPSIYINITSKHSPGDAPEGCENWFTFINVTNNQGQDWDKFVNESREHVINKINRILKTDIRKLIECEMVFDPRVIESRTSSAFGAIYGNSSNNKFSAFLRHPNFSKKIKNLYFCGGSVHPGPSIPLCLLSAKITTSLIK; encoded by the coding sequence ATGATTAAAGAAAACGATAAAACCTGCGCCGTTATTGGGTCGGGTGTTTCAGGAATTGCCGCAGCAATTAGGATGAGAAACAAAGGCTACCGTGTTGTTGTGTTTGAGGCTAACTCATTTCTTGGTGGTAAACTTTCTTCTGAAACCAACAAAGGATACCGCTTTGATATGGGGCCTTCTGTTTTCACGTTCCCTGAATATGTGGATGAGCTCTTTATTCTTTCTGGAAAAAACCCAAGAGATTACTTTAATTATGATCGATTGGACCCTGTGTTTCGTTATTTTTTTGAAGACGGAACGTCGCTGGAAAGTTTTGACGGAAAAGAAAAATACGCATCCGAATTAGCGCCAAAAACTAAGGATACTAAAGAGGCTATTTTAAACTATCTTGATAAAACAGAAAAGATGTATGACTTAACCGCCGAGGTTTTTCTGCATAATTCCTTACATAAATTCAAAAACTATTTTACAAAAGCTGTAGCAAAAGGCTTACTTAATTTTGGAAAGATTGGCGCTTTTGATACTATGAACGGTGCAAATGAAAAAGCATTTAAAGACAAGCGCCTTGTTCAAATCTTTAACCGCTATTCCACCTACAATGGCTCAAGCCCTTATCTTGCGCCAGCTACACTTAATGTTATTCCTCACGTTGAAATTGTAAAAGGCGCTTATTACCCTCATGGCGGCATGCATAGTATTACCAAGTCACTTGTTCAACTAGCAAAAGAAATAGGTGTTGTTTTTAAATTTAATTCTCCTGTAAGAGAGATTGTGGTTGAAAACAATTTAACAAAAGGAATAAAAACAGACAATGGCTTTGAGGGCTTTGATGTGGTAATAAGCAACATGGATGTTTATAACACTTACCACAAGCTATTACCTTCTTGTAAAAAACCAGAAAAATTACTTAACCAGCCTAAGTCCAGCTCTGGCATTATTTTTTATTGGGGAATAAAACGTCGTTTTGACGAGTTAAGCCTTCACAATATTTTATTCAGCGAAAATTATCGTGAAGAATTTGAAACAATTTTTACAAAAAACAGCATTTACAAAGACCCTAGCATATACATCAACATAACCTCAAAACACTCTCCTGGCGATGCTCCCGAGGGTTGTGAAAACTGGTTTACCTTTATTAACGTAACAAATAATCAAGGACAAGACTGGGACAAATTTGTAAATGAGTCTCGTGAACACGTTATCAATAAAATAAATCGCATTTTAAAAACCGACATCCGCAAGCTCATTGAGTGTGAAATGGTTTTTGATCCACGGGTTATCGAAAGTCGCACCTCCAGTGCATTTGGAGCAATCTATGGCAATAGCTCTAATAATAAGTTTTCTGCATTTTTAAGACATCCTAATTTTTCAAAAAAAATAAAGAACCTCTATTTCTGTGGCGGAAGCGTTCATCCAGGGCCAAGCATACCTTTGTGTTTGCTTTCTGCTAAAATTACAACAAGTCTAATAAAATAA
- a CDS encoding acyltransferase family protein, whose translation MSLQRVRYLDGLRGVLAIIVFLHHFFYAFCPDLIFGGKYDYYLHTGPLSFYKIMALTPINIFFNPGFAIHFFFLLSGYVQTRNYFLQPNISFLQKSLLKRYFRLAVPVLSAVLLVFFSHRFFLIRKDLIPFNELTSDWVKSLVPNNLHFFEVIKEGLSDCFRGNSRYYQVLWTMSTELINSFVVLGLLLVLHNLKHQVKIIVFLILVQLVVLQEYYSVAFVAGTLFAKLEVNSGGFKKILSNRLVHFLCLILGIYFASYPFTGYQNAAAHSFYAPISFFEVYPHVISYLIGVVFLFCFLLYSNMFQKFLSKKLFMFFGEISFMFYLIHLLLLLSFTPWVYHKFSNPNDDGLGLFITGIVSLVVVTLASYILTRLIDAPTIKLSNRLVKRFF comes from the coding sequence ATGAGCCTTCAGCGTGTTAGGTATTTAGATGGGCTAAGAGGTGTATTAGCTATTATCGTTTTTCTGCATCATTTTTTTTATGCATTCTGTCCCGACCTTATTTTTGGCGGCAAATACGACTATTACCTTCATACGGGTCCGTTATCGTTTTATAAAATAATGGCATTAACGCCCATCAATATTTTTTTTAATCCAGGTTTTGCCATTCATTTTTTCTTTTTATTAAGTGGCTATGTACAAACACGTAATTATTTTTTACAACCGAATATTTCATTTCTACAAAAAAGTCTTTTAAAACGCTACTTCCGTCTAGCGGTGCCGGTTTTATCTGCTGTCCTCTTGGTTTTTTTTTCACACCGCTTTTTTTTAATTCGAAAAGATCTTATTCCATTTAATGAACTTACCAGCGATTGGGTAAAAAGTTTAGTGCCAAATAATTTACATTTTTTTGAAGTCATTAAAGAAGGGCTTTCTGATTGTTTTCGTGGCAACTCCCGTTATTACCAGGTGCTATGGACAATGTCTACTGAACTCATTAATTCCTTTGTAGTTTTAGGTCTTTTGTTAGTGCTTCACAACCTGAAACATCAAGTAAAAATAATTGTGTTTTTAATTTTAGTACAACTTGTTGTACTTCAAGAATATTACAGTGTAGCCTTTGTAGCAGGAACATTATTTGCCAAATTAGAAGTAAATTCTGGGGGGTTTAAAAAAATTCTTTCAAACCGTTTGGTGCATTTTTTATGTTTGATTTTAGGAATTTATTTTGCGTCATACCCTTTTACAGGCTATCAGAATGCGGCAGCACATTCTTTTTACGCGCCCATTTCTTTTTTTGAAGTGTACCCACATGTAATTAGTTATCTCATTGGTGTTGTTTTTTTGTTTTGTTTTTTATTGTACTCCAATATGTTCCAAAAATTTTTATCTAAAAAATTATTCATGTTTTTTGGAGAGATTTCTTTTATGTTTTATTTAATTCATTTACTATTACTTCTAAGTTTTACGCCTTGGGTCTATCATAAATTTTCGAATCCTAATGATGACGGACTTGGTTTATTCATTACCGGTATTGTTAGTCTCGTTGTTGTAACTCTTGCGTCTTATATATTAACACGTTTAATCGATGCGCCAACTATTAAACTAAGCAATCGTTTGGTGAAACGTTTTTTTTAG
- the recN gene encoding DNA repair protein RecN — MRNWRMLKRLYISNFALINEMDVSFPGNFTVITGETGAGKSIFLEALGLALGKRAELAALKNKTKKCIIEAEFEAKGLDLVSFFEENDLDSESTIILRREISIDGKSRSFLNDSVVSLNALKMLSEKLIDIHSQHQTLLLNQGSFQLEVLDAFAGSLGVFKEYKLEFAKFNKLNNNLKQLQEQETQARKELDYFQFLFEELEQAEIKPGQLKELEEESNTLENTETIKSNLLNASNTINGGEINLLSSLNQVKLSIQGISKYGKSYEAFFERINSAYIELKDLAGELEDAESEVNFDNVKLEEINTKMDKLNRLLKKHAVKTEDELLKIKTDIEEKLSRFGSLESEIEKTKKEITKAIETSARMAKDLTSHRTKAVAGIEKQVKEMLTDLSMENANFKIELIKLSEIGNNGFDQVRFLFSANKGGSLEELHKVASGGELSRLMLSLKALLATKKQLPTIIFDEIDTGVSGDVADKIGNILLKMGSGMQVVTITHLPQMASKGKHHLFVYKKDEEDKTVSYIRQLNNDERVTEIAKMLSTSNPTQSALKNAKELLSLN, encoded by the coding sequence ATGCGAAATTGGCGGATGCTTAAACGGTTATACATAAGCAACTTTGCGCTTATTAATGAGATGGATGTTAGTTTTCCAGGAAACTTTACGGTAATTACTGGAGAAACTGGAGCGGGGAAATCAATTTTTTTGGAAGCTTTAGGTCTTGCGCTAGGGAAACGTGCCGAACTTGCCGCTCTTAAAAATAAAACAAAAAAATGCATCATTGAAGCAGAGTTTGAGGCCAAAGGCCTAGACCTTGTTTCTTTTTTTGAAGAAAACGATTTGGATTCTGAATCTACTATTATTCTGAGACGCGAAATAAGCATCGATGGTAAATCACGTAGTTTTTTAAACGATTCAGTTGTTAGTCTAAACGCCTTAAAAATGCTTTCAGAAAAATTAATCGATATACACTCACAACATCAAACGCTTTTATTAAACCAAGGAAGTTTTCAGTTAGAAGTGCTGGATGCTTTTGCTGGGAGTTTAGGAGTGTTTAAAGAATACAAATTAGAGTTCGCTAAGTTTAATAAATTAAATAATAATTTAAAACAGTTGCAAGAGCAGGAAACACAAGCGCGCAAAGAATTGGATTATTTTCAGTTTTTATTTGAAGAATTAGAGCAGGCGGAGATTAAACCCGGACAACTGAAAGAGTTGGAAGAAGAAAGCAACACTCTCGAAAATACTGAAACAATAAAAAGTAATTTGTTAAACGCATCAAATACAATTAACGGAGGAGAAATAAATTTATTAAGCTCTTTAAATCAAGTAAAACTTTCTATTCAGGGGATTTCTAAATACGGTAAGAGCTATGAAGCCTTTTTTGAGAGAATTAATTCTGCCTACATAGAACTGAAAGATTTGGCGGGCGAACTAGAGGATGCTGAGTCCGAGGTAAATTTTGATAATGTAAAATTAGAAGAAATTAATACGAAAATGGATAAGCTAAATCGTTTGCTCAAAAAGCACGCGGTTAAAACAGAAGACGAATTATTAAAAATTAAAACGGATATAGAAGAAAAACTAAGTCGTTTTGGTTCTTTGGAAAGTGAGATTGAAAAAACAAAAAAAGAAATTACTAAAGCTATAGAGACTAGTGCCAGAATGGCAAAAGACTTAACAAGCCATAGAACCAAAGCAGTTGCGGGAATAGAAAAACAAGTAAAAGAAATGTTGACCGATCTATCTATGGAAAACGCCAACTTTAAAATCGAACTTATAAAACTTTCTGAGATTGGAAACAATGGATTTGATCAGGTGAGGTTTTTGTTTTCTGCCAACAAGGGTGGTAGTCTTGAGGAATTGCATAAAGTGGCGAGTGGGGGAGAGCTTTCACGTTTAATGCTAAGTTTGAAGGCCTTGCTGGCAACTAAGAAACAACTTCCAACAATTATTTTTGATGAAATTGATACAGGTGTTAGTGGTGACGTAGCAGATAAAATTGGAAATATTCTTTTAAAAATGGGAAGCGGCATGCAAGTTGTTACCATAACCCACCTTCCTCAAATGGCGAGTAAGGGAAAGCATCATTTATTCGTTTATAAAAAAGACGAAGAAGATAAAACGGTTTCTTATATCAGACAATTAAATAACGATGAGCGTGTAACAGAAATTGCAAAAATGTTAAGCACAAGCAATCCAACCCAGTCTGCACTTAAAAACGCGAAAGAGTTATTAAGTCTCAATTAA
- a CDS encoding phosphopantetheine-binding protein, producing the protein MDTPLIEADLIRFLENNILSEGQKLSADKILRDVGIDSFSIVEILLFIERKYGFVIPDEKLMPEHFKTVHTIALLVKEISEKGN; encoded by the coding sequence ATGGATACACCATTAATAGAAGCCGACTTAATTCGCTTTTTAGAAAATAATATTTTATCTGAAGGCCAAAAACTATCAGCTGACAAAATATTACGCGATGTCGGGATCGACTCTTTTTCAATTGTAGAAATACTTCTGTTTATTGAGCGAAAATATGGCTTTGTGATACCCGACGAGAAATTAATGCCAGAACATTTTAAAACAGTTCATACCATTGCCCTTCTTGTAAAAGAAATTAGCGAAAAAGGCAATTAA
- a CDS encoding ABC transporter ATP-binding protein, with product MSNTPIVEIDTLTKTFKGSLEAAVKGVSFTINKNEVFGLLGPNGAGKTTIISILCGLYSPTSGNVKIDGMSLDKNQAEIKQIIGVVPQDIALYPTLTAKENLDFYGAMYGLSGNNLKEKINIWLEKLGLTQAANRKIETFSGGMKRRVNLIASILHEPKILFLDEPTVGVDVQSRNVIIEHLKELNKQGTTIVYTSHHLDEAQYFCTQIAIIDYGKILTHGSPSELVQNTPGCTDLEDVFLSLTKRKLRD from the coding sequence ATGAGTAACACACCAATTGTTGAAATAGATACACTCACCAAAACCTTTAAAGGCTCTTTAGAAGCTGCGGTGAAAGGCGTATCTTTTACCATAAATAAAAACGAAGTGTTTGGATTGTTAGGTCCTAATGGAGCTGGTAAAACAACTATCATTTCCATTTTATGCGGACTTTATTCTCCTACAAGCGGTAATGTTAAGATTGATGGCATGAGTTTGGATAAAAATCAAGCAGAGATCAAACAAATTATTGGTGTAGTGCCACAAGACATAGCGCTTTATCCTACTCTTACGGCAAAAGAAAATCTTGACTTTTACGGTGCCATGTATGGTTTATCAGGCAATAATCTCAAAGAAAAAATAAACATCTGGTTAGAAAAGCTCGGATTAACGCAAGCTGCGAACAGAAAAATAGAAACCTTTTCAGGAGGAATGAAAAGGCGTGTTAATTTAATTGCAAGTATTTTACACGAACCTAAAATATTATTCTTGGATGAACCCACTGTAGGTGTTGATGTTCAATCTAGAAATGTGATCATTGAACACTTAAAAGAGTTAAACAAACAAGGTACCACAATTGTATATACTTCGCACCACTTAGATGAAGCCCAATATTTTTGCACACAAATTGCAATTATCGATTACGGGAAAATATTAACGCACGGTTCCCCTTCAGAACTTGTTCAAAATACTCCCGGTTGCACAGACCTGGAAGACGTTTTTTTAAGTTTAACTAAACGCAAGCTCAGAGACTAA
- a CDS encoding ABC transporter permease, which produces MRYKIWAAIKKEILILIRDRIGLSILFLMPMILIFVMTLIQDSAFKSINEKGIPIVLLDNDRDSLGIYIKKGLQSSSLCSLHDSIDGLPATAELIKRSVSEGKFIIGIVIPKGATEAIRKNVSSLVSEALATDPPKNIKVSTDSVNVLIYIDPVSKKSFISSVTSNLHEFISVVKTQIMFQTFSEQIREVMPDNTNAPKNIYSKSQIINYKEIYASNLIGEMLPNAVQHNVPAWTIFSMFFIVIPLAGSIMKEKKEGSSFRIRTMPSSYLILVLGKIIVYVFVCLIQFLLMLSVGLYILPLVGLPVLQLGNSYAAIALLALATSFAATGYGVMVGTLASSEQQGAILGALSILLLSALGGVWVPTYVMPEIMRHISVLSPLNWSLEGFYALFLRGSNMAGILIPALKLFLFFIFTMGLASIINRVKHKI; this is translated from the coding sequence ATGAGATATAAGATTTGGGCCGCCATAAAAAAAGAGATTCTTATCCTGATAAGAGATAGAATCGGCTTGTCTATTTTGTTTCTTATGCCCATGATCTTGATTTTCGTTATGACGCTTATTCAAGATTCTGCATTTAAAAGCATTAATGAAAAAGGTATTCCGATTGTGCTTTTAGATAATGATCGCGATAGCTTAGGAATATACATAAAGAAAGGGTTACAAAGTTCTTCATTGTGTTCTTTGCATGACTCTATTGACGGCTTGCCGGCAACGGCCGAGTTAATTAAAAGATCTGTTTCAGAAGGAAAGTTTATTATTGGTATTGTAATCCCAAAAGGTGCTACAGAAGCTATAAGAAAAAATGTAAGCTCCCTTGTGAGTGAAGCTCTAGCGACAGATCCTCCTAAAAACATTAAAGTCTCAACAGATTCTGTAAATGTGCTTATCTACATTGATCCTGTTTCAAAAAAATCCTTTATTTCTTCAGTCACCAGTAACTTACATGAATTTATTTCCGTTGTAAAAACGCAGATAATGTTTCAAACTTTTTCTGAACAAATTCGTGAAGTAATGCCTGACAACACAAACGCTCCTAAGAACATTTATTCTAAATCACAAATTATTAATTACAAAGAGATTTACGCCTCTAATCTTATTGGCGAAATGCTGCCAAACGCTGTACAACATAATGTTCCTGCTTGGACAATTTTTTCAATGTTTTTTATTGTGATTCCCCTTGCGGGAAGCATCATGAAGGAGAAAAAAGAGGGAAGTTCTTTCCGCATTCGTACAATGCCAAGTAGTTATTTGATATTGGTGCTTGGTAAAATTATTGTTTACGTCTTTGTTTGTTTAATTCAGTTTCTGCTTATGCTGTCGGTTGGTTTGTACATTTTACCTTTGGTTGGCCTACCTGTGTTACAGTTAGGAAATAGTTACGCAGCCATTGCGCTTCTGGCGCTCGCAACTTCTTTTGCTGCCACGGGTTATGGCGTAATGGTAGGAACGCTTGCATCAAGTGAACAGCAGGGCGCTATTCTTGGTGCGCTTTCCATTTTACTTTTATCTGCGCTTGGCGGCGTTTGGGTGCCAACCTATGTCATGCCTGAAATAATGCGTCATATTAGTGTTCTATCGCCTTTAAACTGGTCGCTTGAAGGGTTTTACGCTTTGTTTTTAAGAGGATCTAATATGGCGGGTATTCTCATTCCCGCTCTAAAATTATTTCTATTTTTTATCTTTACCATGGGGCTTGCCTCAATAATTAATCGCGTTAAGCATAAAATATAG
- a CDS encoding sigma-70 family RNA polymerase sigma factor, whose translation MRQLKITKQITNRETASLDMYLQDIGRVELITAQDEVILAQKIRTGDQKALDKLVKANLRFVVSVSKQYQNQGLSLPDLINEGNFGLIKAAQRFDETRGFKFISYAVWWIRQSILQALAEQSRIVRLPLNKIGAINKINKTMSKLEQDLEREPSYNELSEILDMLPQDIRDTMRNQNRHMSMDAPLSSNEDGGSLYDLMHNESSQNPDRLLLTESLQMEIFRALNTLTEREADVVKLFFGLAGKHAHSLEEIGEKFQLTRERVRQIKEKAVRRLKHGSRSRLLKAYLG comes from the coding sequence ATGAGACAACTAAAAATTACCAAGCAAATCACCAACCGTGAAACGGCCTCTTTAGACATGTATCTGCAAGATATTGGTCGCGTTGAGTTAATTACAGCTCAAGACGAGGTTATTCTGGCACAAAAAATCAGAACTGGAGATCAAAAAGCGCTAGACAAACTGGTGAAAGCTAATTTGCGCTTTGTAGTTTCAGTAAGTAAACAATATCAAAATCAAGGTTTAAGTTTGCCAGATCTCATTAATGAAGGAAATTTTGGACTTATTAAAGCGGCTCAACGCTTTGATGAAACGCGTGGTTTTAAATTTATCTCTTATGCAGTGTGGTGGATTCGTCAAAGTATTTTACAGGCTCTGGCAGAACAAAGTCGTATTGTGCGCTTGCCCTTAAACAAAATTGGCGCCATCAACAAAATAAATAAAACAATGTCTAAGTTGGAGCAGGATCTAGAACGTGAACCGAGCTACAATGAGTTGAGCGAGATCTTAGACATGCTTCCGCAAGACATTCGCGACACTATGCGTAATCAAAATCGTCACATGAGTATGGACGCTCCTTTAAGCAGCAACGAAGACGGCGGCAGTTTGTACGACCTAATGCATAATGAATCCTCACAAAACCCAGACAGACTTTTGCTGACTGAAAGTTTACAAATGGAAATTTTCAGGGCACTAAACACTTTAACAGAAAGAGAAGCCGATGTTGTTAAACTATTTTTTGGCCTCGCCGGCAAACACGCGCATTCTTTGGAAGAGATCGGCGAAAAATTTCAATTAACCCGCGAGCGCGTGCGCCAGATCAAAGAAAAAGCTGTACGTCGTTTAAAACACGGATCAAGAAGCAGATTACTGAAGGCTTATTTGGGCTAA
- a CDS encoding sterol desaturase family protein gives MMLVVYVGIFILTFLSMEGVAWFSHKYIMHGLLWSLHKSHHVGHKGFFEKNDLFAFVFAIPSWLFIMLGVIYQSPVSIWIGSGMTAYGAAYFLVHDIIVHQRVKWFRKLDNKYVKAVRRAHKMHHKHLDKENGEAFGFLIVNKKYFQ, from the coding sequence ATGATGTTGGTTGTGTATGTTGGAATTTTCATTTTAACCTTTTTAAGCATGGAAGGTGTTGCTTGGTTCTCGCATAAGTATATTATGCACGGCCTCTTATGGTCACTGCATAAAAGTCACCATGTTGGACACAAAGGTTTTTTTGAGAAAAACGATCTTTTTGCTTTTGTTTTTGCAATTCCAAGTTGGTTGTTTATTATGTTAGGTGTTATTTACCAAAGCCCTGTAAGTATTTGGATTGGTTCAGGCATGACCGCATATGGAGCCGCATATTTTTTGGTACACGACATTATTGTGCATCAGCGTGTAAAATGGTTCAGGAAGTTAGACAACAAATATGTTAAAGCTGTTAGAAGGGCTCACAAAATGCATCATAAGCATTTAGATAAAGAGAATGGCGAAGCTTTTGGCTTTTTAATTGTAAACAAAAAGTACTTTCAGTGA